In Zingiber officinale cultivar Zhangliang chromosome 3B, Zo_v1.1, whole genome shotgun sequence, a single window of DNA contains:
- the LOC121967654 gene encoding ethylene receptor 2-like — protein MLKSLCYGILFFYLLSSASAIEIGYQRCHCDGDGFWAVENIFRCQKVSDLLIAAAYFSIPLALLYFATCSNLFPFKWIVIQFGAFIVLCGLTHLLNVFTYEPHSFLLMLSLTISKFFTALVSFATAITLLTLIPQLLRVKVRENFLRTKARELDREVGLMKRQEEASWHVRMLTQEIRKSLDRHTILYTTMVELSKTLGLQNCAVWMPDENKKVMYLTHELRSRNALNLYSSSIPIDDPDILEVKETMGVKILGTDSVLGSASSGDRVESGAVAAIRMPMLKVSNFKGGTPEAVKTSYAILILVLPKDTSRDWSNQELDIVEVVADQVAVALSHAAVLEESQIMREKLEQQNRDLLQARQNTLRASEARNQFQVAMSQGMRKPIYSILGLLSMLQQEQLNPEQRLLVDTITKSGNVVSTLVNDVMEISRINSEHVSLVMRPFHLHSMIKEAVTAARCLCDSRGFGFGFQVENEVPDQVVGDEKRIFHVILHMVGTILNQCNTGGGSLIIRVLRYDRIKDKEEQEWHAWKLDFYDGYACVKFDIGLRKLEFETFISSSVQRSQITDSKGLEMGLSFRMFKRLVQMMQGNIWEFKNPKGITESITLILQFQLQRLTTVSESRGSFELHSVSSTPNFKGLRVLLAESDDTNRAITRKLLEKLGCRVSSVSSGFQCISSFGNPVTPYQVIVLDLYMPQMDGFEVAMRIRKFRSRSWPSIVALSASTEGDIWEKCLQSGINGMVRKPVTLQSLGDELYRVLHNS, from the exons ATGTTAAAATCATTGTGCTATGGAATTCTATTCTTTTACTTGTTATCATCCGCATCCGCCATCGAGATAGGGTATCAACGATGCCACTGCGATGGAGATGGTTTTTGGGCAGTTGAGAACATTTTCCGATGTCAGAAAGTGAGCGATCTTTTGATAGCTGCTGCCTACTTCTCCATTCCACTTGCACTCTTGTATTTTGCTACATGTTCCAACCTCTTCCCGTTCAAATGGATTGTCATCCAGTTTGGTGCCTTCATAGTCTTATGTGGACTGACACACTTGTTGAATGTGTTCACATACGAGCCACATTCATTCCTCTTGATGCTAAGCTTGACCATTTCCAAATTTTTTACAGCACTTGTATCATTTGCCACAGCAATAACGCTCCTGACCTTGATCCCTCAGCTTTTGAGAGTGAAGGTGAGGGAGAACTTCCTGAGAACAAAAGCTCGGGAATTGGACAGGGAGGTTGGCCTAATGAAGAGGCAAGAAGAGGCTAGTTGGCATGTAAGAATGCTTACTCAAGAGATTCGCAAATCACTAGACAGGCATACCATACTATATACGACTATGGTTGAGCTTTCAAAGACATTAGGCCTACAAAATTGTGCAGTGTGGATGCCAGATGAGAATAAAAAGGTGATGTACCTAACTCATGAGCTAAGGTCTAGGAACGCCCTTAATTTATACAGTAGCTCTATTCCTATTGATGACCCTGATATATTAGAAGTTAAAGAAACCATGGGTGTGAAGATTCTAGGTACTGACTCTGTGCTAGGTTCTGCAAGTAGTGGAGACAGGGTTGAGTCTGGAGCAGTGGCCGCAATACGCATGCCAATGTTAAAGGTATCTAATTTCAAAGGTGGAACCCCAGAAGCTGTTAAAACAAGCTATGCAATACTGATTCTGGTCCTCCCCAAGGATACTTCAAGGGATTGGAGCAATCAGGAACTAGATATTGTTGAGGTGGTTGCAGATCAGGTTGCTGTTGCCCTCTCTCATGCTGCAGTTTTAGAGGAGTCACAAATTATGAGAGAGAAGTTGGAGCAACAAAATCGAGATCTGCTTCAGGCAAGACAGAATACTTTACGGGCAAGTGAAGCAAGAAATCAGTTCCAAGTTGCCATGAGCCAGGGAATGAGAAAACCCATCTATTCTATCTTGGGTTTGTTGTCCATGCTGCAACAAGAACAATTAAATCCTGAACAAAGACTGCTTGTTGATACCATCACAAAAAGTGGTAATGTGGTTTCAACATTGGTCAATGATGTGATGGAAATTTCTAGAATAAACAGTGAACATGTATCTTTGGTAATGAGACCCTTCCACCTGCACTCTATGATCAAGGAAGCTGTTACTGCTGCAAGATGTCTTTGCGATTCTCGgggatttggttttggatttcAAGTGGAAAATGAAGTGCCTGATCAGGTTGTTGGGGATGAGAAGCGAATTTTTCATGTGATACTGCATATGGTTGGTACTATTCTGAATCAGTGTAATACTGGAGGAGGGTCTCTTATAATCCGAGTTTTGAGGTATGATCGGatcaaagacaaagaagagcaggAATGGCATGCATGGAAATTGGACTTCTATGACGGTTATGCTTGTGTGAAGTTTGATATTGGATTAAGAAAATTAGAATTTGAAACATTTATCTCATCATCAGTTCAGCGTTCTCAGATCACTGATTCTAAGGGTTTGGAGATGGGCCTTAGCTTTAGAATGTTCAAGAGGCTTGTTCAG ATGATGCAAGGAAATATCTGGGAATTTAAGAATCCCAAAGGTATCACGGAAAGCATCACACTCATTCTTCAATTCCAATTGCAACGGCTGACCACAGTATCAGAGAGCAGAGGATCTTTTGAGTTGCATTCTGTATCTTCCACACCCAATTTCAAAGGTCTCAGAGTTCTGCTAGCTGAGAGTGATGATACCAACAGGGCAATTACTCGCAAACTCCTTGAGAAACTGGGTTGCCGTGTGTCATCTGTCAGTTCTGGATTTCAATGCATTAGCTCATTTGGCAACCCCGTCACGCCCTATCAAGTCATAGTATTGGACCTTTACATGCCCCAAATGGATGGGTTTGAAGTAGCAATGAGAATCAGGAAGTTCAGGAGCAGGTCTTGGCCTTCGATTGTGGCTTTATCTGCAAGCACAGAGGGTGATATATGGGAGAAGTGCCTGCAGTCGGGGATCAATGGCATGGTAAGAAAACCCGTAACATTACAGTCGTTGGGAGATGAACTGTACAGGGTTCTTCACAATTCATAG